The following coding sequences are from one Osmia bicornis bicornis chromosome 2, iOsmBic2.1, whole genome shotgun sequence window:
- the LOC114875773 gene encoding LOW QUALITY PROTEIN: ubiquitin-fold modifier-conjugating enzyme 1 (The sequence of the model RefSeq protein was modified relative to this genomic sequence to represent the inferred CDS: inserted 1 base in 1 codon), translating to MMVDESTKKTLSNIPLLQTKAGPRDKELWVQRLKEEYQALIKYVKNNKXSDNDWFRLESNKEGTRWFGKCWYIHNFLKYEFEVEFDIPVTYPTTAPEIALPELDGKTAKMYRGGKICLTDHFKPLWARNVPKFGIAHAMALGLGPWLAVEIPDLIEKGAITHKDKINENKS from the exons ATGATGGTAGATGAGTCGACGAAGAAAACATTAAGCAACATTCCGTTGTTACAGACAAAAGCAGGTCCTAGGGACAAAGAATTGTGGGTGCAAAGATTAAAAGAAGAATACCAAGctttaattaaa tatgtgaaaaataata attctgaTAATGACTGGTTTCGTTTGGAATCTAATAAAGAAGGTACGAGATGGTTTGGTAAATGTTGGtatattcataattttttaaaatatgaatttgaaGTGGAATTTGAT aTACCTGTTACATATCCTACAACTGCGCCAGAAATAGCCCTACCAGAGTTGGATGGTAAAACTGCAAAAATGTACAGAGGTGGAAAAATTTGTCTCACAGATCATTTTAAACCTCTGTGGGCACGTAATGTACCCAAATTTGGAATTGCTCATGCAATGGCACTTGGA CTTGGACCATGGTTGGCAGTTGAAATTCCTGATCTTATAGAAAAAGGTGCCATAACACataaagataaaattaatgaaaataaatcataa